In a single window of the Necator americanus strain Aroian chromosome X, whole genome shotgun sequence genome:
- a CDS encoding hypothetical protein (NECATOR_CHRX.G24497.T1) — protein MKREKISMFTKRSLKTIIDWDLFASLDGFGDDTFMDNIDDKYDLLVEHLHDYTRQAKSFKTPKIRLSPVTLEPIRQRGAARPVGQRKHGHVRARKALQRSHKRRREREKSRLVG, from the coding sequence atgaaaagagagaaaatatcAATGTTTACAAAGCGAAGTCTCAAAACTATCATCGACTGGGACCTCTTCGCTTCGCTTGATGGTTTTGGGGATGATACCttcatggacaacatcgatgaCAAATATGATCTtcttgtagaacatcttcacgactaTACGAGGCaagcgaagagtttcaaaactcCTAAAATACGCCTGTCACCGGTAACTCTAGAACCaatacgtcagcgtggagcagcaagACCCGTAGGTCAGCGGAAACATggtcacgtccgagctcgcaaggctttgcagaggaGCCATAAAAGGAGACgtgaaagagagaagagcagactTGTTGGGTGA
- a CDS encoding hypothetical protein (NECATOR_CHRX.G24502.T1), with translation MFCRRILIFSDFDEPTDVILHNGLPPHSGVEVTLGVELRCTAEVRPPAGSPKVGRRPVVKAKLAVAWLLSLGKSLFATPAYSLPQYPAHWALPSQTSDGMATDADLHALLGAAERIKFHVIALQETKCRRSDVRQMNDGTLVIRGEKVPRNSPRLAILRLRPLRKKPISIINCYSPTSVADESELDAFYEELEEMIRNEKPFYKFVVGDFNANLGKATKEEYRIGRLGVGDRNENVVLITVSFERKYDLATRWKRTSAIGNEGEKKSSTTIVYSRTPCPKPRTTNLDRISKATKELLERRRALKLDPNASHIERLVANTSCRKALQEDLLKYRQKKILEAAQRRTSLKKCRRDLREYNIPLAALLSEDGTRTSSRREMEIITERFYSNLFRSSTPVSSPIIPTGEAPPRILPSEVRVAIKSMKPGTAPEPDFISADFLRAGGHPLHVILAAHMTSYLQKERIPDQTVDEAQPQEQPGFRHGFSCLDHIQTVSRVIEVYREYRLPLVLTFVDYEKAFDSVETNAILSALVDQGVDASYVRTLANCYERCTTRMQLFHLPLTIPIGKGVRQGDTISPKLFTAALQWIMKSLSWEERGIRVDGRFLSNLRFADDIVLFSSSTNEAETMLNKLNEAEKRIGLRINRKKTQFMKNAYCEDGGVQLEGSQIVGTSSYVYLGRSINI, from the exons ATGTTTTGCCGTcgtattttgattttttctgattttgatgaACCAACTGATGTaatcctccacaacggtttaccgcctcatagtggcgtagaggtgacactgggcgtcgaactgcgatgcacagcggaggttcgtcctccggcagggtctcccaag gttgggcgacgacctgtggtgaaagctaagctcgccgtggcatggctgcttagtttggggaaaagtctctttgccactccagcatattcactgcctcagtaccccgcacactgggccctgccgtctcagacgtcggacggtatggcgaccg acgctgacctgcatgcccttctcggagctgcagagcgtatcaaatttcacgtgattgctctgcaggagaccaagtgcagaaggagcgacgtacgacagatgaatgacggtacactcgtcattcgtggagagaaggttccgcgaaat tcacctcgtctggccattcttcgcctccgcccgcTGCGcaaaaaacccatcagtatcatcaactgctactcaccaacatcagtagctgatgaatccgaattggatgcgttttacgaggagctggaggagatgatccgcaacgagaagcccttctacaaattcgttgtcggagacttcaacgcaaatcTAGGAAAGGCTAcaaaagaggaatacaggatcggaagacTTGGagtaggggaccggaatgaaaatg tggttctgatcaccgtctccttcgagcgaaaatacgacttagccacacgatggaaaagaacatctgctatcggcaacgaaggagaaaagaagtcgtctacgacgattgtgtactcgaggactccttgtcccaag CCGCgtacgacaaacttggatcgaatttcgaaggccaccaaggaattgttggaaagaagaagggctttgaagcttgatccgaatgcatcgcacattgagcggttagttgcaaacactagctgcagaaaagcgttgcaggaggatcttttgaagtacaggcagaagaagattctagaagcagcacaaagaagaacgagtctaaagaagtgccgcagggatctccgcgaatataatattccattagcagccttgctgagcgaagacgggactcgcacgtcttctcgtcgtgagatggaaatcattacggagaggttctactcgaaccttttccgttcatcaactcctgtgtcaagcccaatcatccccactggcgaagctccaccacggattctcccttcggaagtacgagtcgctatcaagagtaTGAagcctggcacagcccccgaacctgattttatatcagcagactttcttcgggctggcggccatccgcttcatgtaatcttagcagcgcacatgacatcttatcttcagaaagaaaggatcccagacca gacggtggatgaagcccagcctcaagaacaaccAGGGTTCCGCCacgggttcagctgcttggaccacatccagaccgtgtcgagggtcatagaggtttaccgggaataccgcctgccccttgttctaaccttcgtcgactatgagaaagccttcgacagcgtagaaacgaatgcaatactgtcagcgctggtcgatcaaggtgtggacgcgtcgtatgtgaggacattagccaattgctacgaacgatgcacgactaggatgcAGCTCTTCCACctccctctcaccatacccattggaaagggggtacgacaaggcgatactatatcgccgaagctgttcacggctgcattgcaatggataatgaaatcactatcctgggaggaaaggggcatacgtgttgatggaagatttctctcgaaccttcgtttcgcggacgacatcgttctcttttcgagcagtaccaatgaagcagaaacgatgctcaacaaattgaacgaagcagagaagagaataggactgcgaataaacagaaagaagacacagtttatgaagaacgcctactgcgaggacggaggagtacaacttgaaggctcccaaatcgtgggaacttcgtcatacgtatatctcggacgttctataaacatttaa
- a CDS encoding hypothetical protein (NECATOR_CHRX.G24500.T1), protein MGPRRQYGMQAEVSPLQKGTTKTTEFGQADVLSRLIPPRPAQTEDIVIVKIEQDILAVQSAAVKALPVTRKTIEEESREDGRVSQVIWMLQTGTWPSKPREQINSWKALSHELSVQNGCLYFGHRIVVPASLQEAVLKQLHEGHPGMTRMKMLARGYVYWTNINRDIEEAVRHCHNCQEAAKMPKKTVLNCWTTEKKPWDRIHVDYAGPVNGRMYLVVVDAYSKWPEVFEMSSSSTTATLRELRMLFARFENPRVIVSDNGTQFTAKEFQEFCDMQGIDHVRSPPFHPQSNGQVERFVDTLKRTLQKIKEGGTSEKLAEFLQCYRRTPCASTLGHLSPADVFLGRQLRTSLTLLIESAKEEGTRNVEIEEQFNRHHGAQKRSYQEELVWVRDYRPGHEKWIPARVKNRYGRAVYDVLTEEDDLWKRHANQMRGEKHRRVSCERSEASKMPFNQEDRRYHGMARTIADINDNVKDRTPTIVPPTTTRPARQR, encoded by the exons ATGGGACCGAGAAGGCAATATGGCATGCAAGCCGAAGTCTCACCGCTGCAGAAAGGAACTAcg AAGACGACAGAATTTGGACAAGCTGACGTCTTGTCACGCCTGATCCCTCCAAGACCGGCTCAGACAGAAGATATTGTGATAGTCAAAATTGAACAGGATATTCTTGCTGTTCAGAGTGCTGCTGTGAAAGCACTGCCCGTTACCAGGAAAACTATTGAAGAAGAGTCAAGGGAGGATGGAAGGGTATCGCAggtcatatggatgctgcagACAGGAACATGGCCAAGCAAGCCTAGAGAACAAATCAACAGCTGGAAGGCTCTGAGCCACGAATTGTCAGTGCAGAACGGATGCCTGTATTTTGGCCACAGAATCGTCGTGCCAGCCTCACTTCAAGAAGCAGTTTTGAAGCAACTGCATGAAGGACATCCAGGAATGACAAGAATGAAGATGCTCGCCCGAGGATATGTGTACTGGACGAACATCAACAGGGACATCGAAGAAGCTGTTCGCCACTGCCACAACTGTCAAGAAGCTGCGAAGATGCCAAAGAAGACAGTTCTCAATTGTTGGACCACTGAGAAGAAACCGTGGGACAGAATTCATGTCGACTATGCGGGACCAGTGAATGGTAGGATGTACCTTGTGGTAGTGGATGCGTATTCGAAGTGGCCAGAAGTCTTTGAGATGTCGTCGTCGTCAACCACTGCAACGTTGAGAGAACTCAGAATGCTGTTCGCACGATTCGAAAATCCCAGGGTGATCGTGTCAGACAACGGTACGCAGTTTACAGCGAAGGAGTTCCAGGAATTCTGCGACATGCAAGGAATTGACCACGTCCGCTCGCCGCCGTTCCATCCACAGTCAAACGGTCAAGTAGAACGCTTTGTGGATACCTTGAAAAGAACCCTTCAGAAGATTAAGGAGGGAGGGACGTCGGAGAAACTTGCGGAATTTTTGCAGTGCTATAGAAGAACACCATGTGCGTCAACGCTAGGACATCTTTCTCCAGCGGACGTGTTCCTAGGGCGCCAGTTGAGGACGTCGTTGACGCTGTTGATAGAATCAGCTAAAGAAGAAGGAACGCGCAATGTGGAAATTGAAGAACAGTTCAATCGTCATCATGGCGCACAGAAGAGATCGTACCAGGAAGAACTCGTGTGGGTGCGTGACTACCGCCCGGGACATGAGAAATGGATCCCTGCTCGTGTGAAGAATCGCTATGGACGAGCCGTGTACGACGTGCTAACGGAAGAGGATGATTTGTGGAAAAGACACGCTAATCAGATGCGTGGAGAAAAACATCGGAGAGTTAGCTGCGAGAGGTCTGAAGCTTCCAAGATGCCGTTCAACCAGGAAGACCGACGGTACCATGGTATGGCAAGGACGATCGCTGACATCAACGACAATGTCAAGGATCGAACACCAACTATCGTGCCGCCGACAACGACTAGACCAGCTCGACAACGCTGA
- a CDS encoding hypothetical protein (NECATOR_CHRX.G24499.T2) — translation MDNTDMEGSHDVHVVQKKNVKCFNCGGPHYRSTCPLLSSSSGQKMRQKPRRRSNRRKKSQCKNVVTFAAENARTYLDVNIRGRPLRFQLDTGADITLLSMVEVEEESKEMLTINTHRGLYRYNRLSFGVKSAPGIFQQIIDSMICGLEGVAAYLDDVIVTGRTQQEHRHNLEALFGRIHEYGFRVRLEKCNFLMPQIRYLGCIIDKDGCHPDPEKIEVIRQMPVPKNVTEILSFLGMMNYYGSFVAEMRQLRAPLDLLLTHFDPSLDIIVAADASDLGIGAVILHRMPDGTEKAIWHASRSLTAAERNYEFGQADVLSRLIPPRPAQTEDIVIVKIEQDILAVQSAAVKALPVTRKTIEEESREDGRVSQVIWMLQTGTWPSKPREQINSWKALSHELSVQNGCLYFGHRIVVPASLQEAVLKQLHEGHPGMTRMKMLARGYVYWTNINRDIEEAVRHCHNCQEAAKMPKKTVLNCWTTEKKPWDRIHVDYAGPVNGRMYLVVVDAYSKWPEVFEMSSSSTTATLRELRMLFARFENPRVIVSDNGTQFTAKEFQEFCDMQGIDHVRSPPFHPQSNGQVERFVDTLKRTLQKIKEGGTSEKLAEFLQCYRRTPCASTLGHLSPADVFLGRQLRTSLTLLIESAKEEGTRNVEIEEQFNRHHGAQKRSYQEELVWVRDYRPGHEKWIPARVKNRYGRAVYDVLTEEDDLWKRHANQMRGEKHRRVSCERSEASKMPFNQEDRRYHGMARTIADINDNVKDRTPTIVPPTTTRPARQR, via the exons ATGGACAACACAGACATGGAAGGAAGTCATGATGTCCATGTCgtacagaaaaagaatgtgaagtGCTTCAATTGTGGAGGACCGCACTACAGAAGCACATGTCCGCTTCTCTCCTCCAGCAGTGGACAGAAGATGCGACAGAAACCAAGAAGACGATCCAACCGTCGCAAGAAAAGCCAGTGCAAGAACGTTGTCACCTTCGCCGCTGAGAACGCTCGAACATACCTCGATGTCAATATCAGGGGACGTCCTCTACGCTTTCAACTCGACACAGGCGCAGATATTACGTTGCTATCAATG GTGGAAGTTGAAGAAGAATCGAAGGAAATGCTGACGATTAATACGCACAGAGGACTGTACCGCTACAATCGTCTATCTTTCGGCGTGAAGTCAGCACCTGGCATATTCCAGCAGATCATAGATTCAATGATATGTGGACTGGAAGGCGTTGCTGCCTATCTGGATGACGTGATAGTCACAGGCCGCACACAACAGGAGCATCGCCATAACTTGGAAGCGCTATTCGGAAGGATCCACGAATACGGCTTCCGCGTCCGATTGGAGAAGTGTAACTTTTTGATGCCTCAGATCCGTTATCTCGGATGCATCATAGATAAGGACGGATGCCATCCTGATCCAGAGAAGATTGAGGTCATCCGCCAGATGCCAGTACCGAAGAACGTGACAGAGATTCTCTCGTTCCTTGGTATGATGAACTACTATGGATCGTTTGTCGCGGAGATGCGCCAGTTACGCGCACCGCTGG ACCTGCTCCTGACGCATTTTGATCCTAGTCTGGATATTATTGTAGCGGCCGATGCATCAGACCTTGGAATTGGAGCAGTGATTCTGCACAGGATGCCGGATGGGACCGAGAAGGCAATATGGCATGCAAGCCGAAGTCTCACCGCTGCAGAAAGGAACTAcg AATTTGGACAAGCTGACGTCTTGTCACGCCTGATCCCTCCAAGACCGGCTCAGACAGAAGATATTGTGATAGTCAAAATTGAACAGGATATTCTTGCTGTTCAGAGTGCTGCTGTGAAAGCACTGCCCGTTACCAGGAAAACTATTGAAGAAGAGTCAAGGGAGGATGGAAGGGTATCGCAggtcatatggatgctgcagACAGGAACATGGCCAAGCAAGCCTAGAGAACAAATCAACAGCTGGAAGGCTCTGAGCCACGAATTGTCAGTGCAGAACGGATGCCTGTATTTTGGCCACAGAATCGTCGTGCCAGCCTCACTTCAAGAAGCAGTTTTGAAGCAACTGCATGAAGGACATCCAGGAATGACAAGAATGAAGATGCTCGCCCGAGGATATGTGTACTGGACGAACATCAACAGGGACATCGAAGAAGCTGTTCGCCACTGCCACAACTGTCAAGAAGCTGCGAAGATGCCAAAGAAGACAGTTCTCAATTGTTGGACCACTGAGAAGAAACCGTGGGACAGAATTCATGTCGACTATGCGGGACCAGTGAATGGTAGGATGTACCTTGTGGTAGTGGATGCGTATTCGAAGTGGCCAGAAGTCTTTGAGATGTCGTCGTCGTCAACCACTGCAACGTTGAGAGAACTCAGAATGCTGTTCGCACGATTCGAAAATCCCAGGGTGATCGTGTCAGACAACGGTACGCAGTTTACAGCGAAGGAGTTCCAGGAATTCTGCGACATGCAAGGAATTGACCACGTCCGCTCGCCGCCGTTCCATCCACAGTCAAACGGTCAAGTAGAACGCTTTGTGGATACCTTGAAAAGAACCCTTCAGAAGATTAAGGAGGGAGGGACGTCGGAGAAACTTGCGGAATTTTTGCAGTGCTATAGAAGAACACCATGTGCGTCAACGCTAGGACATCTTTCTCCAGCGGACGTGTTCCTAGGGCGCCAGTTGAGGACGTCGTTGACGCTGTTGATAGAATCAGCTAAAGAAGAAGGAACGCGCAATGTGGAAATTGAAGAACAGTTCAATCGTCATCATGGCGCACAGAAGAGATCGTACCAGGAAGAACTCGTGTGGGTGCGTGACTACCGCCCGGGACATGAGAAATGGATCCCTGCTCGTGTGAAGAATCGCTATGGACGAGCCGTGTACGACGTGCTAACGGAAGAGGATGATTTGTGGAAAAGACACGCTAATCAGATGCGTGGAGAAAAACATCGGAGAGTTAGCTGCGAGAGGTCTGAAGCTTCCAAGATGCCGTTCAACCAGGAAGACCGACGGTACCATGGTATGGCAAGGACGATCGCTGACATCAACGACAATGTCAAGGATCGAACACCAACTATCGTGCCGCCGACAACGACTAGACCAGCTCGACAACGCTGA
- a CDS encoding hypothetical protein (NECATOR_CHRX.G24499.T1) has protein sequence MSISGDVLYAFNSTQAQILRCYQWYQLFTQIDFVEAYLQVEVEEESKEMLTINTHRGLYRYNRLSFGVKSAPGIFQQIIDSMICGLEGVAAYLDDVIVTGRTQQEHRHNLEALFGRIHEYGFRVRLEKCNFLMPQIRYLGCIIDKDGCHPDPEKIEVIRQMPVPKNVTEILSFLGMMNYYGSFVAEMRQLRAPLGALLKKNVPFK, from the coding sequence ATGTCAATATCAGGGGACGTCCTCTACGCTTTCAACTCGACACAGGCGCAGATATTACGTTGCTATCAATGGTATCAGCTTTTCACGCAAATCGACTTCGTAGAAGCATATTTGCAGGTGGAAGTTGAAGAAGAATCGAAGGAAATGCTGACGATTAATACGCACAGAGGACTGTACCGCTACAATCGTCTATCTTTCGGCGTGAAGTCAGCACCTGGCATATTCCAGCAGATCATAGATTCAATGATATGTGGACTGGAAGGCGTTGCTGCCTATCTGGATGACGTGATAGTCACAGGCCGCACACAACAGGAGCATCGCCATAACTTGGAAGCGCTATTCGGAAGGATCCACGAATACGGCTTCCGCGTCCGATTGGAGAAGTGTAACTTTTTGATGCCTCAGATCCGTTATCTCGGATGCATCATAGATAAGGACGGATGCCATCCTGATCCAGAGAAGATTGAGGTCATCCGCCAGATGCCAGTACCGAAGAACGTGACAGAGATTCTCTCGTTCCTTGGTATGATGAACTACTATGGATCGTTTGTCGCGGAGATGCGCCAGTTACGCGCACCGCTGGGTGCTTTGTTGAAGAAGAACGTTCCGTTCAAATAG
- a CDS encoding hypothetical protein (NECATOR_CHRX.G24498.T2), whose translation MFFAIFVFMRTPTLLLSQIWVSTRSNKPSSQLKQGHNKWGSRIQKKENQAEGRSRIQKKKNQAEADQGFRRKKTEQKPIKDPEERRPSRSRSRIQKKENQAEADQGFRRKKTKQKADQGFRRKKTKQKPIKDLEERRPSRSRSRIQKKEDRAEADQGSRRKKTEQKPIKDLEERRSSRSRSRIQKKENQAEADQGFRRKKTEQKQRKRVHRNPSRCREEPKVRLRSHNSRTFLQQWLNKCGFNMRNENAAHRPGTHAENYRPARQQGSIRPAE comes from the exons atgttctttgccatattTGTATTCATGAGGACACCAACTCTTCTACTTTCGCAG ATTTGGGTAAGCACCCGGTCCAATAAACCATCTTCACAACTCAAGCAAGGACACAACAAGTGGGGATCaaggattcagaagaaagaaaaccaagCAGAAGGCCGATCaaggattcagaagaaaaaaaaccaagcagAAGCCGATCAAGGatttagaagaaagaagaccgagCAGAAGCCGATCAAGgatccagaagaaagaagaccgagCAGAAGCCGATCAAGgatccagaagaaagaaaaccaagCAGAAGCCGATCaaggattcagaagaaagaaaaccaagCAGAAGGCCGATCaaggattcagaagaaagaaaaccaagCAGAAGCCGATCAAGGatttagaagaaagaagaccgagCAGAAGCCGATCAAGgatccagaagaaagaagaccgagCAGAAGCCGATCAAGgatccagaagaaagaagaccgagCAGAAGCCGATCAAGGatttagaagaaagaagatcGAGCAGAAGCCGATCaaggattcagaagaaagaaaaccaagCAGAAGCCGATCAAGGatttagaagaaagaagaccgagCAGAAGCAGCGCAAACGAGTCCATCGCAACCCCTCAAGATGCCGCGAGGAGCCGAAGGTAAGGCTTCGGAGTCACAACTCGAGAACTTTCTTGCAGCAATGGTTGAACAAATGCGGATTCAAcatgagaaatgaaaacgcTGCTCACCGCCCTGGCACCCACGCAGAGAACTACCGTCCAGCACGTCAGCAAGGATCAATACGACCAGCTGAGTAA
- a CDS encoding hypothetical protein (NECATOR_CHRX.G24501.T1) — protein MAKASHTLQKGAVVQRHARAHIVKGRMPKGNMEFLPTNIGLVTLNSRSLSGKLQQPAVSRPLRYLHALFAALREIRIRNRVLTSIDSDAIHCSDVDEREVGGGAIAVRNDNNNLVEEFSSTSSRSTSSCEISEE, from the coding sequence ATGgcaaaagcttcccatacattgcaaaaaggtgctgtcgtccagcgtCATGCCAGAGCCCATATAGTGAAAGGACGAATGCCTAAGGGAAACATGGAATTTTTACCAACAAACATTGGCCTCGTAACACTGAACTCCCGGTCGCTGTCAGGCAAACTCCAACAACCCGCTGTATCCAGACCTctgcgatatctgcatgcaCTGTTTGCTGCATTGCGGGAAATCCGCATTAGGAATCGCGTTCTCACTAGTATCGACAGTGACGCCATACACTGCAGCGATGTTGATGAAAGGGAAGTAGGAGGAGGGGCAATAGCTGTTAGAAACGATAACAACAACCTAGTGGAGGAGTTTAGTTCAACGTCGTCAAGAAGCACCTCCTCTTGCGAGATCTCAGAGGAGtaa
- a CDS encoding hypothetical protein (NECATOR_CHRX.G24498.T3), producing MFVSDEEVGHTFAYWYKRYGPVIRDSVLLVSKKRDLILMKLDEDAYRKYADDILPKQPHEIDFETTVANLEKLFASKKTLIRRRYECLRINYPPLTASCVPFRDYANMIKRMDEDARLKKLDYTALKTLQFVAGLQNPSLREVRLRMLRRLDTHTEKNRR from the coding sequence ATGTTTGTGTCCGACGAAGAGGTGGGTCACACTTTCGCCTATTGGTACAAGAGGTACGGCCCGGTCATCAGGGATTCGGTCTTGCTGGTTAGCAAGAAGCGCGATTTGATCCTCATGAAGCTGGACGAGGATGCATATCGCAAATATGCTGATGACATACTACCGAAACAACCGCATGAGATCGATTTCGAGACGACGGTCGCGAATCTGGAGAAGCTTTTCGCGTCAAAGAAGACGCTGATTCGACGACGGTACGAGTGTCTTAGGATAAACTACCCGCCGCTGACGGCCAGTTGTGTACCATTCCGCGACTACGCTAACATGATCAAGCGGATGGACGAAGACGCTCGACTGAAGAAGCTGGACTACACAGCACTGAAGACGCTACAGTTCGTAGCAGGACTTCAGAATCCGTCGCTTCGAGAAGTTCGTCTCAGAATGCTCCGTCGACTGGATACACACACAGAGAAGAATCGCCGTTGA
- a CDS encoding hypothetical protein (NECATOR_CHRX.G24498.T1), with amino-acid sequence MRTPTLLLSQIWVSTRSNKPSSQLKQGHNKWGSRIQKKENQAEGRSRIQKKKNQAEADQGFRRKKTEQKPIKDPEERRPSRSRSRIQKKENQAEADQGFRRKKTKQKADQGFRRKKTKQKPIKDLEERRPSRSRSRIQKKEDRAEADQGSRRKKTEQKPIKDLEERRSSRSRSRIQKKENQAEADQGFRRKKTEQKQRKRVHRNPSRCREEPKHVSKDQYDQLSKDVQMFVSDEEVGHTFAYWYKRYGPVIRDSVLLVSKKRDLILMKLDEDAYRKYADDILPKQPHEIDFETTVANLEKLFASKKTLIRRRYECLRINYPPLTASCVPFRDYANMIKRMDEDARLKKLDYTALKTLQFVAGLQNPSLREVRLRMLRRLDTHTEKNRR; translated from the exons ATGAGGACACCAACTCTTCTACTTTCGCAG ATTTGGGTAAGCACCCGGTCCAATAAACCATCTTCACAACTCAAGCAAGGACACAACAAGTGGGGATCaaggattcagaagaaagaaaaccaagCAGAAGGCCGATCaaggattcagaagaaaaaaaaccaagcagAAGCCGATCAAGGatttagaagaaagaagaccgagCAGAAGCCGATCAAGgatccagaagaaagaagaccgagCAGAAGCCGATCAAGgatccagaagaaagaaaaccaagCAGAAGCCGATCaaggattcagaagaaagaaaaccaagCAGAAGGCCGATCaaggattcagaagaaagaaaaccaagCAGAAGCCGATCAAGGatttagaagaaagaagaccgagCAGAAGCCGATCAAGgatccagaagaaagaagaccgagCAGAAGCCGATCAAGgatccagaagaaagaagaccgagCAGAAGCCGATCAAGGatttagaagaaagaagatcGAGCAGAAGCCGATCaaggattcagaagaaagaaaaccaagCAGAAGCCGATCAAGGatttagaagaaagaagaccgagCAGAAGCAGCGCAAACGAGTCCATCGCAACCCCTCAAGATGCCGCGAGGAGCCGAAG CACGTCAGCAAGGATCAATACGACCAGCTGAGTAAGGATGTGCAAATGTTTGTGTCCGACGAAGAGGTGGGTCACACTTTCGCCTATTGGTACAAGAGGTACGGCCCGGTCATCAGGGATTCGGTCTTGCTGGTTAGCAAGAAGCGCGATTTGATCCTCATGAAGCTGGACGAGGATGCATATCGCAAATATGCTGATGACATACTACCGAAACAACCGCATGAGATCGATTTCGAGACGACGGTCGCGAATCTGGAGAAGCTTTTCGCGTCAAAGAAGACGCTGATTCGACGACGGTACGAGTGTCTTAGGATAAACTACCCGCCGCTGACGGCCAGTTGTGTACCATTCCGCGACTACGCTAACATGATCAAGCGGATGGACGAAGACGCTCGACTGAAGAAGCTGGACTACACAGCACTGAAGACGCTACAGTTCGTAGCAGGACTTCAGAATCCGTCGCTTCGAGAAGTTCGTCTCAGAATGCTCCGTCGACTGGATACACACACAGAGAAGAATCGCCGTTGA
- a CDS encoding hypothetical protein (NECATOR_CHRX.G24497.T2), with protein MFTKRSLKTIIDWDLFASLDGFGDDTFMDNIDDKYDLLVEHLHDYTRQAKSFKTPKIRLSPVTLEPIRQRGAARPVGQRKHGHVRARKALQRSHKRRREREKSRLVG; from the coding sequence ATGTTTACAAAGCGAAGTCTCAAAACTATCATCGACTGGGACCTCTTCGCTTCGCTTGATGGTTTTGGGGATGATACCttcatggacaacatcgatgaCAAATATGATCTtcttgtagaacatcttcacgactaTACGAGGCaagcgaagagtttcaaaactcCTAAAATACGCCTGTCACCGGTAACTCTAGAACCaatacgtcagcgtggagcagcaagACCCGTAGGTCAGCGGAAACATggtcacgtccgagctcgcaaggctttgcagaggaGCCATAAAAGGAGACgtgaaagagagaagagcagactTGTTGGGTGA